From a region of the Halomonas sp. HL-93 genome:
- a CDS encoding gluconokinase, whose translation MGSASQRILVMGVSGSGKSHIGQQLAATLGATFIDGDDHHSPANVAKMASGTPLNDDDRREWLDTLAGLFAEYCRQDRSLVIACSGLKKRYRDRLRVGDPALGILYLEGSRDLLRERLTTRAGHFFKGDTMLASQLADLEPPGQSEAVSLSIALTPSQIVREFIATLPASAKPSH comes from the coding sequence ATGGGAAGTGCTTCTCAACGTATTCTAGTGATGGGCGTGTCTGGCTCGGGTAAGTCTCATATAGGACAACAGCTGGCGGCCACGTTGGGTGCGACTTTTATTGACGGTGACGATCATCATTCACCCGCCAATGTGGCCAAAATGGCCAGCGGAACACCGCTTAACGATGATGATCGGCGCGAATGGCTGGACACACTCGCAGGCTTGTTCGCCGAGTATTGCCGTCAGGACCGTTCGCTAGTGATTGCTTGTTCGGGGCTGAAAAAACGCTACCGTGACCGCCTGCGGGTAGGGGATCCAGCGTTGGGTATTCTTTATCTGGAAGGAAGTCGTGACCTGCTCCGCGAGCGGCTTACCACGCGGGCGGGCCACTTTTTTAAGGGGGATACGATGTTGGCAAGCCAGTTGGCTGATCTGGAACCGCCGGGGCAATCTGAAGCGGTTAGCCTCTCAATTGCGTTAACGCCCAGCCAAATTGTGCGCGAGTTTATCGCCACGCTGCCCGCGTCGGCTAAGCCCTCCCACTAA